The DNA sequence TCCCCCACGACCTTTTCACCTCCTGGAGGCTGTGCCCTGGCACCCCTTCTCTGGGACCTTTGCTGTAGCCTGAGCCCAGCCTGTCTCACACTTTTCCCTAAAGCCCCATGAAGATGACAGGTCACACTGCTGCAGGGTGCTCTACCTGCCAGAGCCTTGGTTTCTCAGTTATAGGAGTAGAAAGGCCAGCAGGTGTGGCAGGTGGAGCCAAGTGGACGGGGCCAGATGACTCCACCTCATTATCTCATTTGGTTCTCCTTGACTTTGATGGGATTCCCAGCCACTGTTCTATGCATGGAAAGGAGTGTTTTATTTGGGACAGTCCTGGTTTAGTCCACACTCTGACGCACCCCGTGCCTGCATGGTAGATGCCTGAGGAATCTTCATGGGAGCCATCTAGAAGCTTCTGTGGAGCTGGCTGTCACCTCTGGACATGTACTGGAGCTGTGAGCGACCCTATACCAGCAGCCAGGCTGGCCAGCCTCACTTGGGCAGCCCAGAAGGCCCAGCCCTAGAGCTGCATCTTAGAATCCTTGATGGCTCCAGAGGGATGCCTCCCCCATAGGGGAAGAGCAGCCTCAGCTGTTCTACTGGCAGATCTGCCTGGCTTCCGCCCTTCCTACTTGAATGTGGGACCAAGGCCAGAACTTGACCAAAGACTAGGTGTTAATTTGTAGCTCACTTTTCAAATGGCGTTTAATTCTGAAGGAGCCAAAATCTGTCCTAATGGCTGCCATGCCGAACATGAGACAAAGGGCTTCACGAGCGGAGCACAGGCAGTGCTGGGGGCAGGAGGACCACATACGTGTGGCCCTGAGTACaccaagccccagttctgctggTACCCTCAGCAGAGTTGAGGTGCTGGTTACAGGAGTATGAGGGGCTCGATTTAGGAAGGCCAAAGCCAACACTGGATGGACCACGATGGGGGTAATGGGGTCTGTTTCAGGCTTCCCAGAACAGGCCTCCCTGAGAGCTCACCTCTGCCAGCCAGTCAGGATGATACCCTGCAGCACGTCCGCTGGCCCACTGCCTGCCACCTGCAGCCACTGTGTGTGGTTCCTGAGGTGGTGCTCTACAGGGGGCAAGGTCTGGTTGGCCCCCGTGGCACCTTTGAAGGCACTGGCAGCCCACAGCCGCAGAAAACCGCACTCCCGGTACTTTTCCATGAGGAGGACTGGGCAAGAAAGCAAGCAGGTGAGCAGGCCCATGGAAATGGCCTGCTGTGAAGGTCCAGGATATACAACTCCAGGTCACACACTCATCCTGACCCATCAATCAGAGCAACCCATGATCTATGCTACCACCTCCGCCCCCACCATCTAGCAGATGAGTGGCCCTTAGTTCACCAGCTCATTAGGAAAAGACCTTCGAGAACTGGGAAGAAAGAACATCTGTGAGGGGCAGACAGCCTGTGACTGCCCAGGCTTGCAGGCTCCTCCAGCACAGGGTCTGCAGTGAAGCAGGAGTAGAGCCAGGGCAGAAGGCTGTGCTGGCCAGCAAGCTGACAAGGCCTGCATCCCCCAGGTTGGGCAGTCAAAGTTACAGGGGACAGGGAATAGGGGAATAGCCCATCCAGGCACGTGGGCCATGAAGGGCAAATCCCAGACAACCTATACTGACCCTTGCTGTGGACATCCAGGTCAGCCCCATAGTCCCAGAGCACAGGTTCCACCAGTTGCGGCACCCCAGACACTGGAGACAGAGTGAGGTTATGAGTGCAGACAGGACTGTGCAGGCCACACCCCCACCTCCTCaaacaccctttttttttttttttgatagagggTCTTGTTGTGCAGCCTAGCTCCAACATATTTTTGGCATTAAAATGGGAACTTAGACCATCTTCTCAGGTCATGTGGGTTTTAAGTACAGGTGTGGCGCTCTGCTAGGTTTTTGCCTGTGAACATTACAGACATGAACAATGCTTTGGAAATGACGGCTCTGGAAGCTCGTCCCAGAGcatctgcctcagcatcccagggCGCCCTGGAGCACATCTCTAACTGAAGTGAATTCCAGTTCATTAAGACACATGGGAAGCTGCTGCCACGAGGACAGGGCAACCCTAGGACCCAGAGGCCTCAAAGAAGTGTGGGGAACCACAGCCCTGGATCTCCAGGGTACCTGGGCTCTGCATGGAGCAAGGGGATGTGTTCAATGCCACTTTCCACGCTGGGGAAAGCACTCATCAGCTCTCATCCCCAAGGCTGTGAACCTGGCTCTGGGCCCCTGGAGGAGCTGGCCACTGCCCTCCATGTAGCTGATccagaggccagcctgaacctATGCCTGTGCCTGCATGGGGCTGGCCATGGAGAATGTGTGGGGCTGAGGCTGCCAGAGGCACTGGGCACTCCCACTGCCCCTCTGGGCAACTCAGCAGCCCACACCTGCTCTCAACCTCTGCAGGACTCTGCCGAGACTATAAGGGAAAGACAGAGACCTGACATTTTCATCAAAGCACACATAAAAAGTGGTTCTTGTGGGAAGCTCACTTGCAAGACCTCTTAAGTCAGAGGTCTTGGGGAGCCACATGTAAGCCTTCACCCACCCAGGCCCCATGCGGCCAACCTGTGAGCTGGTCCTGGGGGATATCCCGCAGCATGTCATCCCACACCAGCGGTGTAGTGCCGGGGTGCTGGGCCAGGACGTGACTGGCCACTGCCCGCACATGGGACAGACACAGCTTTGCATGGCTGTTCTGCCTCTGTTGCAGCCACTGTCTTGAGGCCTCCCCCTCACCCAAGTAGTAGACCTGGAGGAAGAAATAGGACAGGTTTGCCTCCGGCACTGCCCTTGGCACAGTGGGGTTTCCAAAGTGACCTAAGACTCGAGCAGCCATGTATGTGGAAGAGAACAGGGAGATCTGCCTTCTTCACAGTCCTCAGCTTCCCTCAGAGGCCCTCTGGGTTCAGAGCACTCTGCTCAGATCACCAAGAGGCAGAAAACCCTGTCCATTCCTCGGGGAGTAGGTGATGGGATAttcctgacacatgctacaatgtggatgagCCTTGGCCTGCATGTACTATGGCATTGAAAGAAGCTAGAGGTAGAAAAGGCCCACATTGTGTCATGCCATTTATGTGCAAGGTCCAGACTAGGTACATCCAGAACAGGCTGGATGCTCTCAGAGGCTGTGAGGGGATGGGTGGGGGGGGCTTCCCTTTAGAGCAATGGATGTGCTCTGCAGTGAACTAGGCACAAGGTTACACGACATCATGAATGTACCGTGAGCTGCTGaggtacacacacactcacatacaattcccttaaaaaaagaaagggaaacctTGGAACTAAATGTTTGCAAATCCAAGCCTAGTTCAGGCTTCCCTAGGGCTACAGACCTGCAGAGGCCTTGGGGCTCAGAGTCTCCCCAGGACCTGCCACACCACTGGAGTCAAGCCAGATATTCAGAGGAGCTAGGGCAGCCTGCTGGGGGACTGGGTGTACCCGCAGGCACCCCAAGAGACCACCTTTCCCAGCTAGAGTTTCAGGGTCCAAAAGTAACCCTTCTTCTTCTTACCATCCCAAACTGCATTTCTGTGGCTAGAACAGTCTAGAGGCATGAATCTGTCCTGACTGGTTCTGTCTATGTTAGGGGTAGCACAGCCATTTCCGGTCCCAGCCTGTTCCAGTGGGTGGTGGTCTCATCTGACCTATAGGAGTCCTACTTAGTCCCTGCAGGATTGCCCCACGGAGACCCTCTCCAGAGACATTGGCTACAACAGCTCCCTAAAAGGAGCTCCCAGAAACTATAGGGCCTGtgttgtggtacacacctgtaatctcagcactgaggaggctgtggcaggaggatcacaagttccaggccaatctgggaTACACAGGCAGACCATGTCTCAAACACAAACAGCATATCagctaggtgcagtggctcatacctgtaatcctagctactcaggaagtagctacacagggccctgagttcaaaacccaaattgcaaaaaactaaaacaaacaaacaaaaaaccctaaaaccaaaaacaaaagaaaaaaaaaaactgacaaaagacAAGATGATGTTGAAGAGAAGAGGCTGCCATAGACCTGGCAAGTGTGGGGAGGGGGCGCTGGGGGTGGGTGAGGCACTTACCTCGTCACACCCAATGTGGAGCCACCGTGCGCCCTTGTGTAGCTCCAGGATCTGGTCAGTCATTGCTCCCACCAGTGCCAGGGACTCAGCCTCATGAGGGTTGAGGGTGTTGGGGAAATGCACCACTTCCCGGAGGTGAGCAAACTCCGCGTGCTTCAGCACAAACTGGGGGAAGACAGGGGGCTGAGGGAGGTAGGCTGATGCCTGAGCTCCTCTGGCCCATGTGTCTTTGGCAAGGGCTCCCGGCTGCTGCTGCCCACTGTGAGAATCTCTGCTCATAGTCTGCCTCTGGCCTGCAGCTCACTCCTGACTCTTCTGGACGTGTGTAGCCACACAGGCTCCAGAGCTCCCGCAGGGCAGTAGCCTCTGGCCCACTCCCAGCTGAGTCCTTCAGTTGGCTCCTCAGTTGCCGGTTAGCCTCCCAGTTCTAACTGGACTGGGTGACAAAACTGAAGAGGCAGGTTCCATCTTCAGAACTTGTAGGCACATGCTTCGGGTTGCCACAGTATGAAGAGGTTGGCAGAGCTCCCCAATAGGTACAAAAGTGACAGCCAGTTCAGAGCTCTGGATGTCAACCAAACTGAGAAATGCTTGTGAGTGGTGGGGCAGCCTTTTCACTGAGGGCTTCTCCCTGCTCTCCCCATTCAGGGTCCCTAGCTGTGAGAACCAGCAGCCTCACCACAGAGAGGACAGTCTTGAGAGGGGCTAAGTCAACCCTTCCCTGCTCCCTCATGCCATCTGGAAAAGCAGCCAGAGCCAGCAGGGAAACCAGGAAGGTGCAGGCTCAGAGAGGGCTATCGTGATGCCAGAGGCTACAAGAGTCAATGAGAGGACAGAAGCCTGTCATGATTTGGTGATGTGGAGGATACTGGTGGTGGGAGCCAGAGACTACATCGGCCCCAGGACCCAGGATGGCACAGCAGGGAAAGTGTACTAGGAAAGTCATCAGGGCTGAATTTTAGGAGAGAATTCTGGAAGGCATGCGGCAGAACCCCAGGAGGCTCTAAGCAGAAGCACCCTCCTCCGCATGGTGCAAGCATGAGCAGGAACCAGGCTGCTGATAAATCTAGCAAgttactattttgttttgtttttagtggtactgtggtttgaaaccTCAGCCTTGTGCATACGAGGCaaatgctctgctacttgagccatgcccccagctaaCAGAGTATTTGTTAGAGGAAAAAATACAACTAAAGAGTCATTAAATCAACACTGTGTTTGTTTCCTAGTTGTCTGACTTacacaagaaaaatttttttgaatagtaAATGAGAAAAAGACACAGGCAGAAAATGGAAGCTGCCTTCTGCTCCCCAGCAGAGCTGCCCTGACCAGGAGCTGTGTGTTCTGTGGTCACAGGGCCAGTGCTTCCTAAACCAGTGGCCTCTCAGGGTAGCACTGGTCTGTGGCTGTCTGCTACCCCACACATGGGGCCCTTGCCGCCCCGCCCCCATCCCAACCAGGCACCAGGTAATGTCCATCCTTGCCACTCACCTCCATGTGTCCAAATGTCTGCACCAAGGGAATGACCTCCAGCTCATTGAGTTTGGCTAGATGCAAGATCTCGGCGACTTCAGAGGGGCTGCagaaacacacaccacacagaggcTCACACCAGCCTGATCAGCACCTTACTtcactctcccagcccttcctCGTCAGGCTCTAACTACAAAGCTGGACAGATGCAAGGTTGCAGGGAAGGCAGCTCTGGGATTCAGGAGATGCTCTGTCACAGAGGCAGTCACTTCCACTGCTGCTCTTGCCGACCACTACAGGAAGACGAGGTCATTTTATAGCACAGACCAGGTTCTTCCAGCACAACCTCTTCAAAGCAGAGGCTGGCAAATCTACCcgtggctgattttttttttttttgcacagccCTCAACCTAAGCATGGGTCCCATTAGGCCAACAGCCTACTGCACAGGGTCAATCCACTGCCCTGCTGTCAACTCTTTCAGTCTTTTATGAATTTATCTAagtctttctctctgttttttttgtttgtttgttttttctgtggttctgggctttgaactcagggtcttcacctcgagccactcagccagcccttttttgtgaagggttttcgagatagggtcttgagaactatttgcccaggctggtttcgaatggcaatcctcttgatttcagcctcctaagtagctaggattacaggtgtgagccactggcatccagtgaATTTATCTAAGTCAAACCATCTCTTAAGTTAACCAGTTCTATAAATTTAATCATACAAGTTTGCTTTTGCTGTAAATATTCATGATTCCAGCTCCAAAGGAACTGTGGGCTTTTTTCACTTTGAAAGACAAACAAAATATGGCAAAAAACATAGCAGTGCACAAACATGCAAACCACTGACAAACCAGCCGTGGCGTCCATGCTCTGCACCTTTCCCATCTTCTGTGTGCTCACATGTGGTATGTTGGCAAGGGCGTGTTAGAGAACTCGACACCCAGACAGACCCAAACTGCCCTGCAGAATGGCTGGGCTTTTACATCCCACCAGAAGAAGGTTCATTTTTCCTCATGCCATGATCACAGAGTACTGTGACTTAGTTcattgagacagtcttgctaagtagcccaagctggcctcaaacttgtgatcctcctgcctcagtcacccaagtgcttggattataggcttGCATCACCAGCCTGGCTAAAGAATCAGCAATGTGTTTTTccctccagtgctggggatgaaacctagGGCCTCCCTTGTGCTtgacaagtgctccaccactgacctacacccccaGCTTAGcgctaaaagtttttaaaagcttCAACTCATTAGCCAAAATGGCACAGCACAGTTGTTTTGATCTCTTTGATTTCTGAGAAAGTAACATTTTCTTATATACTTATTGGCCACTTCTACTTTTTTCAGGGTCTGCCAGCTCACAAACTTTACTCCTTTTCCTTTGGACTATCTGACCCAGGGAGATGTCATTGAAGCTAAACACCCCTTCTCCACCacatctgattttactgattttgatcCCATCtctttaacctgcatcctgacttTAGACCTGGACTGCAGCATTAAGAGCAGGTCATTCACACCTCCCCCCTCCTTCCATCTCCTGCCTGCCCAGTGTCCTCTGCACACCTCCTTGGCAGACTAGAGACTGGGACACAAGTGGCAGCTCATGGGGTCCTGGTGGATGcttacttttgcttttaaatgtttgttttaatttcatagtCTATTTGGGTAATTAAAAATATACCTTCAGAAAGTCAGGAAAGGAATATACCCACCACAGTTAGATTCCTGCCTGTCCTACCCACATCTCTAGGCACACCTTCCCGCCTGGAGACCCTCAGATCCCTTGGCTTTCTCTGCCGGCTGTCCAATACCTGTAGGCATGCTTGGCCCTCAGCAGCCTCAGGTGGCCCTCGTAGGGAAACATATCTTCATACTCAATGAGGAGGCCGTTTGCACCTAGAGCGCGGAACAGAGGAAAAATCTGGGGGAGACAGGGGTGTTAGGAAGTGACTGAACAGATGGCAACTTCTGTGCATCGTAGACTTTCTCTCTAGGCTTTGGAGAAGGATGGGAGCTGATAGTCATATTTTTCCTGGAAACTTTAACTGGACTGTGTACTTTATGTTACACCAAATAAAACTCTCATTTAGTGATTTGTCTATTTTGCACAGGAGGGGTAATATGCTGTTGAATAGAGCTGTCAGTAAACAGCAATCAACTCTGGTGGCTTTGCTGGGGAGAAGGCTCAGGCCAGTGGGGACAGAAGTTATACAGAGGTGCACCAGAGGGGCCAGAGCCTAGGGGCATACCTAACACACAGAACCagggcagaaggaggggcagCCCAAGGGGCTCTGAAGGGCTGGGGGTCAGGTGGGGAGGAAAGGCAGGTTGGGAGAGTGCTAAGGAGGGGGTGAATGCTCACAGGGCTCCTCTCCCTCATTCTCCCACCACTTCCTTCTCTATGTTAAAAGGCAGGAATTTCCCTATCAaggattcttttttgtttttttattgttttattattcatatgtgcatacaaggcttgggtcatttctcccccctgcccccaccccctcccttaccacccactccgccccctccctctaccccccaccccctcaatacccagcagaaactattttgcccttatctctaattttgttgaagagagagtataagcaataataggaaggaacaagggtttttgctggttgagataaggatagctatacaggcattgactcacattgatttcctgtgcgtgtgtgttaccttctaggttaattctttttgatctcaccttttctctagttcctggtccccttttcctattggcctcagttgcttttaaggtatctgctttagtttctctgcgtcaagggcaacaaatgctagctaattttttaggtgtcttacctatcctcatccctcccttgtgtgctctcgcttttatcatgtgctcaaagtccaatccccttgttgtgtttgcccttgatctaatgtccacatatgagggagaacatatgatttttggtcttttgggctatcAAGGATTCTTAGGACCTGTTCATGTCTACTGTTGAACacttgacacttttttttttttcagtctggcATTAAAGCCAGGGCTAAAAGACATCACAATGTTAGCACTGATGAGGGACTGTTGACATGCTTTCTATGGTTTGTAAATCCTTTAGTTGATGGACCTATCGAAGTGTTTTTAGTGAAACGCCAAGCTCTGGAGCATGCTGATCTGAAGGAGGAAATCAGTTCAGGACTAAAAATTAGCTgtagataatttataaaatgggtaATTAACAAGTGATTGCAAATCAGAAAGAGGCAGCCTGGCTGTGGGAAGAAGTAATCTAACCCAATAACCCACATACAGGTGAGTGCTTTAGCTTCTGGTTGCCTCTTTTGCCTCCTGTGACATCCTAATATCTGTGTGGGACACTGGGTGGCTCTGCTGCTGTGGGTCTGTAACGACCCTTTGTGCTGTAGTTATCTGAGAGGCTGAGACCAGGGAGGCCTGGGTTGCAAGACGCATGAACTGGGTGGCCTCTATGTACTGGACTGGGGCAGAGGTTTCCCTTGTAAAACTACAAAATTACAAAATACGAACAGGCAAAACTGATATCCATCGTTGCCTACATTTTGCCAATTTTATTTAAGCTAATTTCCATTTTTTGGCTGCAATACTTTAAAGAAAatcccatttttttcatttgtaaatacttccaatttgtatcttgaaaaaaaccccacaaaaatagCTTGTTTGAATCAGATccatatattacatttttttgaggttttttttttttttttttaaacattttctcctctgcttttatttatttattggcagctggggcttgaacccagggcctgatgcttcttaggcaggcactgtctgtaccacttgagccattccacagcccctgcttttttttttttggtgggactggggtttgaacttagggctttgcacttgcaaagcaggtactctttcacttgagccatgcctccagtccactttgctctaattattttggggatagggtctcttgaactaacAGGGCTGGTGTttaacctcgatcctcctatttcagcctcccaaataactagcaTTATAGGCATGGGCAACTGGCACCTGACTTctttaatttgaaatttatttgttgaagaaaccaaGTCATTTGTtatgtattattttcaaaatttggaTCTGACTGCATTCTCAAGATACCCTTAGCATATctatttttcattacattttttctttttggcagtattggagtttgaactcagggcctgacacttgctaagcaggtgctctacagttgAACCAAtcagtgatggattttttcgagatagggtctctcaaactatttgcctgggctggctttgaaccttgatcctcctgatctctgactccccagtagctaggattgcaggcatgagcaaTCAGTGCTGGCTCATTTTTCCCATTGTCTTGATGTGAGGAGTTAGCAAAGGTATTACTTGAGTCAATTTTCATCATACTTTAGGTAGGAATGCTCCCAAAGGGCTATACAGGGTCCATGTCTGTCCATTCCACCTGCAGAGATGTTGGCTGTCAGTGGTTCATGGTTCAGTTGGCATCGCCAGAACCTCTTCCCAAAGGCTGTAATGCCCTGTGAGTTACTGCCAACTAGGATTTCATCAGGGTTGAAGGTGCTGACTTTCTctcgttttctttttttgtggtagtggggtttgaacttagggccgacacattgagccactccaccagccactcccccaccttttttttttttttgtgaagagttttttcgagatagggtctcttcaactatttgcctgggctggcttcaagcttcgaactgtgattctcctgatctctgcttcctgagtagctaggattacaggcatgagccactggtgcccggctctctccttgtctctccttccttcctttcttcttcttctttttgtttttttgagatctcACTATATGgcccatgctggtctcaaactagATACCCTTatgtctcagtcttccaagttctgggattatagcaatgcaccactacacctggttttctattttcttgagtATCTTAAGTCTGTCACTCCCTTTTCTGTTCTCATAAAACATTGCTGTCTAAATGGATAATGGCACTctggctttctttcctttttatatgaCTTGGAACTTTGTCCTGAATGCaccaaacttgttttttttttttccttttcattttcattttccttaatgtCTGATATGTTTAGTAAAAATGTCTTGGTGTATGTACTTCATTCTGGATACATTTTCCAGAAACATGGTATGCCTTTCAATGTGTAGATTcaggtatttttttatttcagagaaGTGTTTTTGAGTCATTGTTTCTTAGCATTGTTCTGTACCATTAGCTTTGGTTGTCTTCTTTGGGGAATGCTGAAAATGGAAACCACGGCCAAAGGACTGTGCACCCACTCATCAAGATGGGGAGTCTATTCCCACTGTGGACCTGGCTAGCCTAGGGATCTGCTTTCCCAACAGTAAGAGGCAGCAGGGCCTTGGCTTCAAGAGGCCTTGTAGCTTCTGCGCCTGCTCTCACACAGCACTGCCCCTAGATCGCCATGCTGAGAGGCCAGGTTGTGCTCCTGCGTGACACATGTGGAGACCAAGATATCTCAGCTAACAGCACAAATGGTCAGACGTGAGTGAAGCCACATAGGGGTCATGAGGAGTTTCTAGTTGTCATGGGACTGTGATCGCACAAGGGAGTCCAGCGCAGATCAGCAGAAACCTAGTCAATCCACAGAAGTGTGCAGGGGGGCAGGTTGCTGCCGTCAGCCTCTCGTTTGGGGTGACCAGTCATGCAGTAGGAAGACTGGGGACTCCAGTACATGCAAGTTGGATCTTTGTGGCTTATGTTTTGTACTTGTCAATTTGTCACCATGCTTTTTTGTCTCTTCATGttggattcttttcttttctgtcatttatttccAAACACTGCACTTTCATGTGTCTGTTCACCTTTGAGGTTGTTCTAGCTTAGTCTTTATTTctgattgttttcctttatccATCCCTGAGCTCCTCAGGCAATCATTTCATACCGCCTTTTGTCCAATCATCACATTTCCTGGCTCCTGTGTTTCTGATTACTGGTGTTCCTTCCTAGCTTCTGCCTGATGTCACTTTGAATATCAGGGTACTTTCCTCATCTGCTCTGTGGTCCCTGTTCCTGATGCACTTCATTGCTGCCATGCTATTCAGACCACTCTCCCCTGATCAAGTGTCTTTATGTG is a window from the Castor canadensis chromosome 11, mCasCan1.hap1v2, whole genome shotgun sequence genome containing:
- the Hexd gene encoding hexosaminidase D isoform X1, with the translated sequence MSESAPFKMRLVHLDLKGAPPKVSYLSEIFPLFRALGANGLLIEYEDMFPYEGHLRLLRAKHAYSPSEVAEILHLAKLNELEVIPLVQTFGHMEFVLKHAEFAHLREVVHFPNTLNPHEAESLALVGAMTDQILELHKGARWLHIGCDEVYYLGEGEASRQWLQQRQNSHAKLCLSHVRAVASHVLAQHPGTTPLVWDDMLRDIPQDQLTVSGVPQLVEPVLWDYGADLDVHSKVLLMEKYRECGFLRLWAASAFKGATGANQTLPPVEHHLRNHTQWLQVAGSGPADVLQGIILTGWQRYDHYSVLCELLPVGIPSLAVCLQSLLHGGFTEDVKLRVENFLGVSSLEIMDAVSEGAGSFPGSDIHALVTQVSLHLRSSVDTLLERNRYVTGWFSPYHRQRKLIHPVMIQHIQPEALSLLGRWSTLVQRLEGALQLVLYPDAVEEWLEENVYPSMRQLQGLLQDLSEVAHQPPPTSAGWDQDQHP
- the Hexd gene encoding hexosaminidase D isoform X2; this translates as MSESAPFKMRLVHLDLKGAPPKVSYLSEIFPLFRALGANGLLIEYEDMFPYEGHLRLLRAKHAYSPSEVAEILHLAKLNELEVIPLVQTFGHMEFVLKHAEFAHLREVVHFPNTLNPHEAESLALVGAMTDQILELHKGARWLHIGCDEVYYLGEGEASRQWLQQRQNSHAKLCLSHVRAVASHVLAQHPGTTPLVWDDMLRDIPQDQLTVLLMEKYRECGFLRLWAASAFKGATGANQTLPPVEHHLRNHTQWLQVAGSGPADVLQGIILTGWQRYDHYSVLCELLPVGIPSLAVCLQSLLHGGFTEDVKLRVENFLGVSSLEIMDAVSEGAGSFPGSDIHALVTQVSLHLRSSVDTLLERNRYVTGWFSPYHRQRKLIHPVMIQHIQPEALSLLGRWSTLVQRLEGALQLVLYPDAVEEWLEENVYPSMRQLQGLLQDLSEVAHQPPPTSAGWDQDQHP
- the Hexd gene encoding hexosaminidase D isoform X3 codes for the protein MEFVLKHAEFAHLREVVHFPNTLNPHEAESLALVGAMTDQILELHKGARWLHIGCDEVYYLGEGEASRQWLQQRQNSHAKLCLSHVRAVASHVLAQHPGTTPLVWDDMLRDIPQDQLTVSGVPQLVEPVLWDYGADLDVHSKVLLMEKYRECGFLRLWAASAFKGATGANQTLPPVEHHLRNHTQWLQVAGSGPADVLQGIILTGWQRYDHYSVLCELLPVGIPSLAVCLQSLLHGGFTEDVKLRVENFLGVSSLEIMDAVSEGAGSFPGSDIHALVTQVSLHLRSSVDTLLERNRYVTGWFSPYHRQRKLIHPVMIQHIQPEALSLLGRWSTLVQRLEGALQLVLYPDAVEEWLEENVYPSMRQLQGLLQDLSEVAHQPPPTSAGWDQDQHP
- the Hexd gene encoding hexosaminidase D isoform X4; the protein is MSESAPFKMRLVHLDLKGAPPKVSYLSEIFPLFRALGANGLLIEYEDMFPYEGHLRLLRAKHAYSPSEVAEILHLAKLNELEVIPLVQTFGHMEFVLKHAEFAHLREVVHFPNTLNPHEAESLALVGAMTDQILELHKGARWLHIGCDEVYYLGEGEASRQWLQQRQNSHAKLCLSHVRAVASHVLAQHPGTTPLVWDDMLRDIPQDQLTVSGVPQLVEPVLWDYGADLDVHSKVLLMEKYRECGFLRLWAASAFKGATGANQTLPPVEHHLRNHTQWLQVAGSGPADVLQGIILTGWQRYDHYSVLCELLPVGIPSLAVCLQSLLHGGFTEDVKLRVENFLGVSSLEIMDAVSEGAGSFPGSDIHALVTQVSLHLRSSVDTLLERNRVLL